Proteins from one Paenibacillus amylolyticus genomic window:
- the proC gene encoding pyrroline-5-carboxylate reductase, whose translation MSQEQQTLLQQKITFHGAGAMAEAIVRGLISRLVVRPQDITMLNRSNQKRQEELSTRYAVHTGTASQSMDHLASTPVIVLCMKPKDAAAALRELGPLLSPDQLIVSVIAGLSIRTMQSLLGRKQPIARTMPNTSSTIGLGATGIAFSTEITDEQRSTVMTMFEAVGIVTIVPEDKLEVLTGISGSGPAYVYYLMEAMIAAGIRGGLSSQQSRDLTVQTVLGASRMVQQTGLEPMKLRSDVTSPGGATQAALKTLDEGDFFENVIAAVNRCAERSREMGAALEGDLKNE comes from the coding sequence ATGAGTCAAGAGCAACAGACGTTACTACAACAAAAGATTACTTTCCACGGAGCAGGCGCGATGGCTGAGGCCATCGTGCGCGGATTGATCTCCCGCCTAGTCGTTCGTCCTCAGGATATTACGATGCTGAACCGCAGCAACCAGAAACGTCAGGAGGAGCTCAGTACCCGCTATGCCGTACATACCGGAACGGCCTCACAATCTATGGATCATCTTGCCTCCACTCCAGTCATTGTACTGTGCATGAAACCGAAAGATGCTGCGGCTGCGCTGCGCGAACTGGGTCCGTTGTTATCACCTGATCAACTGATCGTGTCTGTCATTGCCGGATTATCAATCCGCACGATGCAGTCCTTGCTCGGTCGTAAACAACCTATTGCCAGAACCATGCCGAATACATCCAGTACCATTGGACTCGGTGCAACTGGTATTGCCTTTTCTACGGAGATTACGGATGAACAGCGCAGTACGGTAATGACCATGTTTGAAGCGGTGGGTATCGTGACCATCGTGCCTGAAGATAAACTCGAAGTGCTCACAGGGATTTCCGGAAGCGGCCCAGCTTATGTATACTATTTGATGGAGGCCATGATTGCCGCAGGTATTCGTGGTGGCTTATCCAGTCAGCAATCTCGTGATCTCACAGTTCAGACGGTGCTCGGTGCGTCACGTATGGTACAACAAACCGGTTTGGAACCGATGAAGCTTCGGAGTGATGTAACCTCCCCGGGAGGGGCAACCCAGGCAGCCCTGAAAACACTGGACGAAGGAGATTTCTTTGAAAATGTAATCGCAGCCGTCAACCGCTGTGCAGAGCGCTCACGGGAGATGGGAGCTGCTTTGGAAGGGGATTTGAAAAATGAATAA
- a CDS encoding glutamate-5-semialdehyde dehydrogenase has protein sequence MSEVREKASKAQATVPQLNRLNTEQKNTALRVMADALITETDSIITANAEDLERGREQGTPESMLDRLALNKERIAGIAEGLRQIADLPDPVGEVLESFTRPNGLHVEKSRVPIGLIGIIYEARPNVTVDAAGLCLKTGNAVLLRGGSSALSSNHKIVEVLHQALATTDMPADALQLVEDADRASVDEMLKLNGLLDVIIPRGGASLIRNVVANATVPVIETGAGICHTYVDESADPIMAAEIAINAKAQRPSVCNSMETLLLHAAYAEEHLPALAEQFREANVVLKGCDTVRRLVPSALEATEEDYATEYNDYILNIRVVANLDEAMQHIAHYGTKHSECIVTRDTAHAERFMHDVDAAAVYHNASTRFTDGYEFGYGAEIGISTQKLHARGPMGLPALTSTKYRITGNGQIRQ, from the coding sequence ATGAGTGAAGTGAGAGAAAAAGCCAGCAAAGCGCAAGCCACGGTTCCACAACTGAACCGATTAAATACAGAACAGAAAAATACCGCCCTGCGTGTCATGGCAGATGCATTGATTACAGAGACGGATTCCATCATTACGGCAAATGCCGAAGATCTAGAACGCGGCAGAGAACAAGGTACGCCGGAATCGATGCTCGATCGACTCGCACTTAATAAGGAACGCATTGCCGGCATTGCTGAAGGCTTACGTCAGATTGCAGATCTGCCTGATCCAGTCGGGGAAGTTTTGGAGTCATTCACCCGACCTAACGGACTGCATGTTGAAAAATCAAGAGTACCGATTGGCCTGATTGGCATTATCTACGAAGCCCGTCCTAATGTAACCGTGGATGCCGCCGGACTATGTCTCAAAACAGGTAATGCAGTGCTTCTGCGCGGCGGTTCCTCTGCCCTCTCCTCTAACCACAAAATTGTGGAGGTGCTGCATCAGGCACTCGCAACGACAGACATGCCTGCGGATGCTCTGCAACTGGTTGAGGATGCGGACCGTGCTTCCGTGGATGAAATGCTCAAGTTGAACGGACTGCTCGATGTCATCATTCCACGCGGCGGAGCATCTCTCATTCGTAATGTGGTTGCTAATGCAACCGTACCTGTTATTGAAACCGGGGCTGGCATCTGTCATACCTATGTGGATGAATCAGCTGATCCGATCATGGCAGCCGAAATCGCTATTAACGCGAAGGCACAACGTCCATCCGTATGTAATTCCATGGAAACGTTACTGCTGCATGCCGCATATGCGGAAGAGCATCTGCCTGCTCTTGCCGAGCAATTCCGTGAGGCCAATGTGGTCTTGAAAGGTTGCGACACGGTGCGCCGTCTTGTTCCTTCTGCCCTTGAGGCAACCGAGGAAGACTATGCGACCGAGTATAACGATTATATTTTGAATATCCGTGTGGTCGCGAATCTGGACGAAGCGATGCAGCACATCGCCCATTACGGAACCAAACATTCCGAATGTATCGTAACCCGGGATACAGCCCATGCAGAACGCTTCATGCATGATGTGGATGCAGCAGCTGTGTATCACAATGCATCCACCCGTTTCACTGACGGATACGAATTTGGCTATGGAGCCGAGATCGGGATCAGTACGCAGAAACTGCATGCACGCGGACCGATGGGACTGCCAGCACTCACATCAACCAAATATCGCATTACCGGCAATGGACAGATTCGTCAATAA
- the proB gene encoding glutamate 5-kinase gives MTSRIVVKIGSSSLTTEEGGLDRSSITFFAGEIAALADQGHEVLLVTSGAVAAGFREIGYPQRPKLLHEKQAAAAVGQALLMQAYQQAFAAHRVTTAQILLTRTDFHSRKRMGNAGMTVEELLKQRVIPIFNENDTVSVDELKFGDNDLLSALVANLVKAQHLIILTDTNGLYTADPRKDPSAVRYDRIPEITAEIYAFAGGSGSSVGTGGMRSKVDAAKVATRGGVPVFVGSVKEPGDMQRAVDGTGKGTYFETRLASLSRKKQWLGFMSTPLGTVVVDDGAEEAIVHGGHSLLPVGVKRVLGTFHAGDVVEVIGLDETLLGRGIVNYDDDQLRLIAGLPSGEVMKQLASIHRLEVIHRDEWITLK, from the coding sequence ATGACTTCACGTATTGTAGTTAAGATTGGAAGCAGCTCGCTTACCACGGAAGAAGGCGGTCTGGATCGCAGTTCGATCACTTTTTTTGCCGGAGAGATTGCAGCATTGGCTGATCAGGGTCATGAAGTACTTCTGGTCACCTCTGGAGCGGTAGCTGCCGGATTCCGGGAGATCGGTTACCCCCAGCGCCCCAAACTCCTGCATGAGAAACAAGCCGCAGCAGCCGTTGGGCAGGCATTATTGATGCAGGCATATCAACAGGCTTTTGCAGCGCACCGCGTTACTACGGCACAAATTCTGTTAACCCGTACAGACTTTCACAGTCGTAAACGTATGGGGAATGCTGGCATGACCGTAGAAGAACTGCTCAAACAGCGAGTGATACCGATTTTTAATGAGAATGATACCGTATCGGTGGACGAATTGAAGTTTGGTGATAACGATCTGTTGTCCGCATTAGTTGCGAACCTGGTGAAGGCACAGCATCTGATCATTCTTACGGATACCAACGGGTTGTACACCGCTGACCCGCGCAAAGATCCGTCTGCCGTACGTTACGATCGTATCCCCGAAATAACGGCGGAGATCTACGCTTTTGCTGGAGGCTCAGGTTCATCGGTAGGCACTGGCGGAATGCGATCCAAAGTCGATGCAGCCAAGGTTGCGACACGTGGAGGCGTACCGGTATTTGTCGGAAGTGTGAAAGAACCTGGAGATATGCAGCGGGCTGTGGATGGCACGGGTAAAGGTACTTATTTTGAGACACGACTCGCTTCACTATCCCGTAAAAAACAGTGGCTGGGCTTCATGTCTACTCCGCTGGGAACGGTCGTTGTGGATGATGGTGCTGAAGAGGCCATTGTCCATGGAGGGCACAGCCTTCTCCCTGTAGGGGTCAAACGCGTACTGGGAACGTTTCATGCCGGAGATGTCGTAGAGGTCATTGGACTGGATGAAACCTTACTCGGTCGCGGTATTGTCAATTATGATGATGACCAGCTTCGGCTCATTGCCGGACTTCCCAGTGGTGAAGTGATGAAACAACTTGCCAGTATCCACAGGCTCGAGGTTATTCATAGAGACGAATGGATTACGTTAAAATAA
- a CDS encoding pyridoxal phosphate-dependent aminotransferase: MTHSDQTNARSAFTIPTSDVMTQLPTQFFATLVQNVNREIASGHDVINLGQGNPDTPTPPHIVKSLQESAENPLYHKYSPFRGYSFLKEAVAKRYKEDYNVDLDPETEVAILFGGKTGLVQLPQVLLNPGDTVLVPDPGYPDYWSGVALAKANMSFMPLLESNAFLPDYGAVTVEDREKAKLMFLNYPNNPTSATAPLSFYEDTVEFAIQNQIVVASDFAYGAIGFDGHRPVSFLQAPGAKEVGVEFYTLSKTYNMAGWRVGFALGNAEIVSKINLLQDHIYVSLFGGIQAAATEALTGSQECVSSLVSRYESRRNAFYDALSSIGWQASKPAGSFFSWLPVPKGYTSASFADLLLREAKVAVAPGIGFGAHGEGYVRAGLLSDENRLREAVERIGKLNLFK, from the coding sequence ATGACCCATTCAGACCAAACAAATGCTCGTTCAGCCTTTACGATACCGACTTCTGATGTAATGACACAGCTGCCAACGCAATTTTTTGCTACCCTTGTTCAAAATGTAAATCGTGAAATCGCAAGTGGACATGATGTGATCAATCTGGGTCAGGGGAACCCGGATACACCTACACCACCCCATATTGTAAAATCACTGCAAGAGTCGGCTGAAAATCCCCTCTACCACAAATACTCTCCTTTTAGAGGGTACTCTTTCCTGAAGGAAGCTGTCGCTAAACGTTATAAGGAAGATTACAACGTTGATCTGGACCCCGAAACTGAAGTAGCCATTCTGTTCGGTGGCAAAACGGGATTGGTTCAGTTACCTCAAGTCCTGCTTAACCCCGGTGACACCGTTCTCGTTCCCGATCCAGGCTACCCGGATTACTGGTCCGGTGTTGCACTCGCCAAAGCAAACATGTCTTTTATGCCTTTGCTGGAGTCCAATGCATTCCTGCCGGATTATGGAGCTGTTACAGTCGAAGATCGGGAGAAAGCCAAGCTGATGTTCCTGAACTATCCCAACAATCCAACGTCAGCAACTGCACCACTTTCGTTCTACGAAGATACGGTTGAATTTGCCATTCAAAATCAAATTGTCGTTGCCAGCGATTTTGCTTACGGTGCGATTGGATTTGACGGACATCGTCCCGTAAGTTTCCTGCAGGCCCCCGGTGCCAAAGAGGTAGGTGTTGAGTTCTATACGTTATCCAAAACGTACAATATGGCTGGATGGCGTGTTGGATTCGCACTCGGTAATGCCGAGATTGTTTCTAAAATCAATCTGCTTCAGGATCACATCTATGTCAGTCTTTTCGGTGGAATTCAGGCTGCGGCAACGGAAGCACTTACTGGCTCCCAGGAATGTGTCTCCTCCTTGGTTTCACGTTACGAATCCCGTCGCAATGCTTTTTATGATGCGCTGTCCTCCATTGGCTGGCAAGCTTCGAAACCCGCAGGTTCGTTCTTCAGCTGGCTGCCTGTACCTAAAGGTTATACCTCTGCTTCATTTGCGGACTTGTTGCTGCGGGAAGCCAAGGTCGCCGTAGCCCCGGGTATTGGTTTTGGTGCGCATGGTGAAGGCTATGTGCGCGCAGGACTGCTAAGTGATGAAAACCGATTGCGTGAAGCTGTGGAGCGTATTGGCAAGCTGAATTTATTCAAGTAA
- a CDS encoding carbon-nitrogen family hydrolase, protein MTEQQQGEMRVALIQANIQLGDPEANHKHMQSLLERAVEQYPDLGLAVLPEMWNTGYALTQIHELADPEGQTSREWLSAFAQKYQISIVGGSIAEKRDGQIYNTMYAYDREGKQVTRYDKLHLFRLMDEEKYLQPGAEPEIFELQNGLTAGASICYDIRFPELARTLALHGAKALIVPAEWPNPRLHHWRTLLTARAIENQMYVIACNRVGKGGEAEFFGHSLIIDPWGEIVAEGGEGEEIVTGIIRPSLVDEVRGRIPVFEDRRPGVYFGENKKIK, encoded by the coding sequence ATGACAGAACAACAACAGGGAGAAATGCGCGTAGCCCTGATTCAGGCTAATATTCAGCTCGGAGACCCTGAGGCTAATCATAAACATATGCAGTCGTTGCTTGAACGTGCGGTAGAACAATATCCGGATCTGGGGCTGGCTGTGTTGCCTGAAATGTGGAATACCGGATATGCATTGACGCAAATTCATGAACTCGCTGACCCGGAAGGACAGACATCACGGGAGTGGCTGTCTGCTTTTGCCCAAAAATATCAAATTTCCATCGTTGGCGGTTCCATTGCTGAGAAACGCGATGGTCAAATATACAATACAATGTACGCATATGATCGTGAAGGAAAACAGGTAACGCGATACGATAAATTACATTTATTCCGTCTGATGGACGAGGAGAAATATTTACAGCCTGGTGCGGAACCTGAAATTTTTGAATTGCAAAATGGTCTTACAGCGGGTGCTTCGATCTGTTACGACATCCGCTTCCCGGAGCTGGCTCGCACCCTCGCTTTACATGGTGCCAAGGCATTAATTGTACCAGCGGAATGGCCGAACCCTCGTCTGCACCACTGGCGTACGTTGCTTACAGCACGAGCGATTGAAAATCAGATGTATGTGATCGCATGTAACCGTGTGGGTAAAGGGGGAGAGGCTGAGTTCTTCGGACATTCCCTCATTATTGATCCTTGGGGTGAGATTGTGGCTGAAGGTGGTGAAGGGGAAGAGATCGTAACCGGGATTATTCGCCCTTCCCTGGTGGATGAGGTTCGCGGACGTATTCCCGTATTTGAAGACCGTCGACCTGGCGTTTATTTTGGCGAAAATAAAAAAATTAAATAA
- a CDS encoding LysR family transcriptional regulator, translating to MEFRQLQYTLQIAAERNFSRAAEKLHIAQPSLSQQLSKLEKELGVLLFQRNTSTVELTHAGVTFVEQAQKIVDAMELLRQEMSDISQLRKGKVVVGSMPITGSHLLPHVLPAFQQAYPEIEVTLLEDSGLTLEKLTASGKADLSLLSLPLQEPSLSYVTIGEERIDLAVPPNHPLARRADPENPLPVRIEELRDEPFVVLKKGQGFRKLTFDLCEQAGFDPRVVFESTNIETVQSLVATGMGITLVPRFIARAPRSEFVPVYVPLAEPTPSRTLVVAYRQGRVLSKAAEAFIHTFQQTVAELSKGD from the coding sequence ATGGAATTCAGACAACTTCAATATACGCTGCAAATTGCGGCTGAACGCAATTTCTCCCGGGCTGCAGAAAAACTTCATATTGCCCAACCTTCCTTAAGCCAGCAATTATCCAAATTGGAAAAAGAATTGGGCGTACTGTTGTTTCAGCGTAATACGAGTACTGTAGAGTTAACCCATGCCGGTGTTACGTTTGTCGAGCAAGCCCAAAAGATCGTAGATGCCATGGAATTATTGCGTCAGGAAATGTCCGACATCTCCCAGCTTCGCAAAGGCAAAGTCGTGGTGGGCAGCATGCCGATCACAGGTTCACACCTTCTCCCACACGTGCTTCCTGCGTTCCAACAAGCATATCCAGAGATTGAAGTCACCTTGTTGGAGGACTCCGGGCTAACTCTTGAGAAATTGACAGCAAGCGGCAAAGCTGATCTGAGTCTGCTATCTCTTCCTTTGCAAGAACCAAGCTTGTCTTATGTAACCATTGGCGAAGAACGAATTGATCTGGCGGTTCCCCCAAATCACCCTCTGGCACGCAGGGCAGATCCGGAGAATCCGCTTCCTGTGCGAATTGAAGAGCTTCGAGATGAACCCTTTGTTGTATTGAAAAAAGGACAGGGGTTCCGCAAACTTACATTTGATCTCTGTGAGCAGGCCGGTTTTGATCCCCGGGTTGTGTTTGAGAGCACAAATATTGAAACCGTTCAGTCGCTTGTCGCCACTGGCATGGGCATTACACTGGTTCCACGCTTTATTGCCCGCGCGCCGCGCAGTGAATTCGTACCTGTGTACGTCCCGCTTGCTGAGCCAACACCCAGCCGAACACTTGTTGTGGCTTATCGTCAAGGCAGAGTGCTGTCGAAGGCAGCCGAAGCATTCATCCATACGTTTCAACAAACTGTGGCCGAATTGTCAAAGGGAGACTAA